In Eucalyptus grandis isolate ANBG69807.140 chromosome 4, ASM1654582v1, whole genome shotgun sequence, the following proteins share a genomic window:
- the LOC104428331 gene encoding putative receptor-like protein kinase At3g47110: MDLAYRDRVLSRLLSCITTIILLFGSVLALAKTGVDETDRLALLEFKARVVDPGRVLSSWNDTVHFCEWYGIACGHRHRRVTVLDLHSKNLSGAMPPHIGNLSFLREVHLQNNSFSSEIPPQFGRLFRLQKLFLNNNSFSGQIPSNLSRCSNLLFLHLGFNALEGNLPTELNSLSKLQVLILEVNSLTGNIPLSFGNLSSLQVFTVLLNNLNGVIPETLGQLRNLNVLVLGVNKFVGTIPISIFNISTLTSLDAAENQLEGGLPSDLGFTLPNLKGIGMSDNFLTGPIPESISNASNLGQIEIVLNNFTGKVPSFSKMRGLYWFSIGQNNLGSGQSGDLDFLCSLTNSTNLEILSIESNAFGGPIPDCIGNLSITLLQFGLSYNNISGTLPSGIGNLINLEYLHMWGNNISGDIPSEIGNLNKLKDLDLNQNNFSGQIPESIGNLRKLIKLNLKSNNLQGSIPLSLGNCQNLLLLDLATNDLSGYIHSEIMSLSSLSIYLDLSQNSLIGSLPAEVGNLKNLGELYLYENKLSQQIPSSIGSCVSMQRLFLQDNFLEGPLPLTMSSMRGLQVMNVSNNRLSGQIPKFLGSLNLTNLSLSYNDFEGALPIGGVFKSAISTSVVGNKKLCGGLPNFQLPPCDYKETKQTGISKTAKILISMAFALVGVTCILSLSYFFWGRHNKKASTSSSSKDGLLQVSYHNLLKATGGFSSTNLLGVGSFGSVYRGILDQTQLIVAIKILDLTRHGASKSFIAECEALRRIRHRNLVKVITACSGFDFNGNDFKALVYEFMSNGSLDDWLHPTTSQYTARSKLSLLERVNIVIDVACALDYLHHHCEMPIIHCDLKPSNVLLDNEMIGHIGDFGLARFLPEATHKLLVDQSSSIGVKGSFGYVAPEYGVGSAVTTEGDVYSFGVLVLEMFTGKRPTDDMFENGLNLYGFAKAALVDRVEKVIDPVLLQENHEAEKRQAVALNGKNKSWFSTLECLASIIELGVNCSSESPKERMDMGNALTKLQGIKKKLLEFIANA; this comes from the exons ATGGACCTTGCCTATAGAGATCGGGTTTTATCCAGGTTACTCTCATGCATAACTACCATCATTCTTCTATTTGGGAGTGTCCTAGCTTTAGCAAAAACTGGCGTGGACGAGACCGATCGGCTTGCTTTGCTGGAATTCAAGGCCCGAGTGGTCGATCCTGGCAGGGTTTTGAGCTCGTGGAATGATACTGTCCACTTCTGCGAGTGGTATGGTATTGCATGCGGTCATAGACACCGGAGAGTCACGGTATTGGACCTCCACTCCAAGAATCTGTCTGGGGCCATGCCGCCACATATTGGTAACTTGAGCTTTTTGAGGGAAGTCCATCTACAGAACAATAGTTTCAGCTCTGAAATTCCCCCACAATTCGGGCGCTTGTTTCGGTTgcagaaattgttcctaaatAACAACTCATTTAGCGGACAAATCCCTTCGAATCTCTCCCGTTGCTCTAATTTGCTCTTTCTTCACTTAGGCTTCAATGCCCTCGAAGGAAATTTGCCTACAGAACTCAACTCCTTGTCCAAGCTCCAAGTACTCATACTTGAAGTCAACAGCTTGACGGGAAACATTCCGCTGTCCTTTGGAAACTTATCCTCTCTTCAAGTCTTCACAGTACTGTTAAATAACCTCAATGGTGTGATCCCAGAAACTCTTGGCCAGTTGAGAAATTTAAATGTCCTCGTTCTCGGCGTAAATAAATTTGTCGGTACGATTCCTATCTCAATTTTCAATATATCCACTCTAACATCCCTTGATGCAGCTGAAAACCAATTAGAGGGGGGCTTGCCTAGTGACTTAGGCTTCACTCTTCCAAATCTCAAGGGAATCGGGATGAGCGACAACTTCCTCACTGGACCCATTCCTGAGTCAATATCGAATGCCTCTAATCTTGGTCAAATCGAAATTGTGTTGAACAATTTTACCGGGAAAGTTCCTTCTTTCTCAAAGATGAGAGGACTGTATTGGTTTAGTATTGGCCAAAACAACTTAGGAAGTGGACAATCTGGTGATCTTGATTTCCTCTGCTCTTTAACCAATTCCACAAACTTGGAAATACTTTCCATAGAGAGCAATGCTTTTGGAGGACCAATCCCTGACTGCATCGGTAACCTCTCTATTACCCTTTTGCAGTTTGGGTTAAGTTACAATAATATTTCTGGAACCTTACCTTCTGGAATTGGAAATCTCATCAATTTGGAGTATCTACATATGTGGGGCAATAACATCTCAGGAGACATTCCTTCGGAGATCGGAAATCTGAACAAACTGAAGGATTTGGATCTCAACCAAAATAATTTCTCAGGGCAAATACCAGAATCCATTGGCAATTTGAGGAAGTTAATCAaattgaacttgaagagcaataATCTCCAAGGCTCAATACCGTTGTCTCTAGGAAACTGTCAGAATCTATTGCTCTTAGACCTTGCGACCAATGACCTTAGCGGTTACATACACTCAGAAATTATGAGCCTCTCATCTTTGTCGATTTATCTCGACTTGTCTCAAAATAGCTTGATTGGGTCCCTTCCAGCAGAAGTTGGAAACTTGAAAAATCTTGGCGAATTATATCTTTACGAGAACAAATTATCTCAGCAGATTCCAAGCAGTATTGGTAGTTGTGTATCTATGCAACGTCTATTTTTGCAAGACAACTTCTTGGAAGGGCCTCTCCCATTGACTATGAGTTCCATGAGAGGCCTTCAGGTTATGAATGTTTCCAACAACCGACTTTCTGGCCAAATCCCAAAATTTCTAGGGTCACTGAATTTGACGAATTTGAGCTTATCTTATAACGATTTCGAGGGTGCATTGCCTATAGGAGGAGTTTTCAAAAGTGCCATTTCAACTTCAGTTGTTGGAAACAAGAAACTTTGCGGGGGGCTACCTAATTTTCAACTTCCACCTTGTGACTACAAAGAGACAAAACAAACGGGAATAAGCAAAACTGCAAAAATTCTCATATCCATGGCCTTTGCTCTCGTAGGAGTAACCTGCATACTTTCTTTGTCATACTTCTTTTGGGGTAGACACAATAAGAAAGCATCAACATCAAGCTCTTCTAAAGATGGGCTTTTGCAAGTTTCTTATCACAATCTACTGAAAGCGACGGGTGGATTCTCCTCCACCAATCTGCTTGGTGTGGGCAGTTTTGGGTCCGTGTATAGAGGAATTCTTGATCAAACCCAGTTGATTGTGGCCATCAAGATTCTTGACCTTACTCGTCATGGAGCTTCCAAGAGCTTCATAGCTGAGTGTGAGGCCTTGAGAAGAATCCGACACCGTAATCTTGTGAAGGTAATCACGGCATGTTCTGGGTTTGATTTTAATGGCAATGATTTTAAAGCACTAGTCTATGAATTCATGTCGAACGGGAGCTTGGATGATTGGTTGCACCCAACTACATCGCAATATACAGCCAGAAGCAAGTTGAGTCTACTTGAGAGAGTAAACATTGTCATTGATGTTGCTTGTGCACTAGATTATCTCCATCATCACTGTGAAATGCCAATAATTCATTGTGATCTTAAGCCAAGCAATGTCCTTCTCGACAATGAAATGATTGGACATATAGGTGATTTCGGCCTTGCTAGGTTCCTCCCAGAAGCAACACATAAGTTACTAGTCGATCAATCTAGCTCTATTGGAGTAAAAGGATCTTTTGGCTATGTGGCTCCAG AGTACGGTGTGGGAAGTGCAGTAACCACAGAAGGggatgtgtatagctttggtGTCCTTGTTTTGGAGATGTTCACAGGCAAGAGGCCGACCGATGACATGTTTGAAAATGGGCTGAACCTTTATGGCTTCGCAAAGGCAGCTCTGGTAGACAGAGTGGAAAAGGTAATCGATCCTGTTCTACTTCAGGAAAACCACGAGGCGGAGAAGAGACAAGCCGTCGCTCTGAATGGAAAGAACAAAAGCTGGTTCAGTACTTTGGAGTGTTTGGCTTCAATCATCGAACTAGGAGTCAATTGCTCTTCCGAGTCTCCAAAAGAACGAATGGACATGGGCAATGCATTGACTAAACTCCAAGGAATCAAGAAGAAACTTCTTGAGTTCATCGCCAATGCCTAG